One segment of Thermogemmata fonticola DNA contains the following:
- a CDS encoding AAA family ATPase, whose translation MSETSAANASAMQESDLEAIRKFKAAFDSIKQQLHRVIVGQEAVIEELLIALFARGHCLLEGVPGLAKTLMISTLSRCLNLEFSRIQFTPDLMPADITGTDFIEKNPVTGTFELLFRPGPLFANMILADEINRTPPRTQAALLEAMQERQVSVGRVRHKLANPFFVLATQNPIEQEGTYPLPEAQQDRFMFKVFVKYPSYQEEFEIARRTTGVQTEEITPVLNGEQIIEIQTLVRKVPVTDHVINYALALVRQTRVGEPGVPKFIKDWLSWGAGPRAVQNLILGGKARALLYGRAHVTTDDIKALAYPVLRHRILTNFTAASEGITPDLVIQKLLEETPDKEGALTSDERFKKIFAA comes from the coding sequence ATGAGCGAAACGAGCGCCGCCAATGCGTCTGCCATGCAGGAAAGCGACCTGGAAGCGATCCGAAAGTTCAAGGCTGCCTTCGATAGCATCAAGCAACAATTGCACCGGGTGATCGTGGGTCAGGAAGCGGTGATTGAGGAATTGCTCATCGCGTTGTTTGCACGGGGCCACTGTTTGCTAGAGGGGGTACCGGGGCTAGCCAAGACGTTGATGATCAGCACGCTGTCGCGGTGTTTGAACCTGGAGTTCAGCCGGATTCAGTTCACACCGGACTTGATGCCCGCAGACATTACGGGAACGGATTTCATCGAGAAGAACCCAGTCACGGGCACGTTCGAACTGCTGTTCCGCCCTGGGCCGCTGTTTGCCAACATGATTCTGGCGGACGAGATCAACCGGACCCCTCCGCGGACGCAAGCGGCCTTGCTGGAGGCGATGCAGGAGCGACAGGTATCCGTGGGGCGCGTCCGCCACAAGCTGGCCAATCCATTTTTCGTCCTGGCGACGCAGAACCCGATCGAGCAGGAAGGGACCTATCCCCTGCCGGAGGCGCAGCAGGACCGGTTCATGTTCAAAGTGTTCGTCAAGTATCCGAGCTATCAGGAGGAATTCGAGATCGCTCGGCGGACAACCGGGGTGCAAACCGAGGAGATCACGCCGGTGCTCAACGGCGAGCAGATCATCGAGATTCAGACGCTGGTGCGGAAGGTGCCGGTCACGGACCATGTGATCAACTACGCGCTGGCCCTGGTCCGGCAAACGCGGGTGGGAGAACCGGGAGTACCGAAGTTCATCAAAGATTGGCTGAGCTGGGGCGCCGGGCCGCGTGCGGTGCAGAACCTCATTCTCGGCGGCAAAGCGCGCGCTCTGCTCTATGGACGTGCTCACGTCACCACCGATGACATCAAGGCCCTGGCCTATCCCGTCCTCCGTCACCGGATTCTGACCAATTTCACGGCGGCTTCGGAAGGGATCACGCCGGACCTGGTCATTCAAAAACTGCTCGAAGAAACCCCGGACAAGGAAGGCGCGCTGACCTCGGATGAGCGGTTCAAGAAGATTTTTGCGGCCTGA
- a CDS encoding DUF58 domain-containing protein — translation MAKRDVSDPRRFLDPTVIARISPLDLRARQAVEGFLSGMHKSPVYGQSVEFVQHREYVPGDDLRRIDWKVWQRSDKFVIKQFEAETNLRAYLVVDSSESMLYGEARHRKAGTLHKYEYAATAAACLAYLTTKQQDSCGLITFDEDVREVVPPRSGLPHVDAITKALHTSQPRAKTDIRKILQRVAESMPQRGLVVLFSDLLVDRPPLFQGLEMLRHRRHDVMVFHILDDDELLFPFSGMTRFEGLEGQPHLLCDPRALRDSYLEVLEEYLTEVRRGCTRIGVEYHLVRTSDYLDAVLARFLFQRMSQRNSLVRR, via the coding sequence ATGGCGAAACGTGATGTGAGCGATCCCCGCCGCTTTTTGGACCCCACGGTCATCGCCCGGATTTCGCCGTTGGATTTGCGCGCACGGCAAGCGGTGGAAGGCTTCCTCAGCGGCATGCATAAAAGCCCGGTTTATGGCCAGTCGGTCGAGTTCGTCCAGCACCGGGAGTATGTGCCGGGGGATGATCTGCGGCGGATCGACTGGAAAGTCTGGCAGCGGTCGGACAAGTTTGTGATCAAGCAATTCGAGGCGGAGACGAACCTGCGGGCGTATCTGGTGGTGGACAGCAGCGAGTCGATGCTCTACGGGGAAGCCCGGCATCGTAAAGCGGGGACGCTGCACAAGTACGAATACGCAGCCACGGCGGCGGCCTGCCTGGCCTATCTGACCACGAAGCAGCAGGATTCCTGCGGCCTGATCACCTTTGACGAGGATGTGCGCGAGGTGGTGCCTCCCCGCAGCGGCCTGCCCCATGTGGACGCCATCACCAAGGCCTTGCACACCAGCCAGCCCCGCGCCAAAACCGACATCCGCAAAATCCTCCAGCGTGTGGCGGAGTCGATGCCGCAGCGGGGATTGGTCGTACTCTTTTCCGACCTTTTGGTCGATCGCCCGCCGCTGTTCCAGGGTCTGGAAATGCTCCGCCACCGCCGGCACGATGTTATGGTCTTCCACATCCTCGATGACGACGAGCTGCTCTTTCCCTTTTCCGGCATGACCCGCTTCGAGGGACTGGAAGGCCAGCCACACTTGCTCTGCGACCCCCGCGCTTTACGCGACAGTTACCTGGAGGTGCTGGAGGAATACTTGACGGAGGTGCGCCGCGGCTGTACCCGGATCGGCGTCGAGTACCATCTGGTCCGGACCAGCGACTACCTCGATGCCGTGCTAGCCCGCTTCCTCTTCCAACGCATGTCCCAGCGGAACTCGCTGGTTCGGCGTTGA